The genome window TCGACGTGCCGGGGTGTCTGGATGCCGCTTTTGTGAGAAGCAAGGTGGCCCACGGCATGCTGCGTGCCGTGGACTGTACGGCGGCCCGTGAGGTACCGGGTGTCGTGGGAGTATGGTCGGCCGCGGATCTGCCGGACCTCCCTCCGGTGCCGTACACGCTGCTGGCGAGGCTCTCCACGGAGGATGCCGTCGCGGGCCGGGAGTGGCCGGCCCTCGTGAAGGACCGGGTGCGCTATCCGGGCGAGGCGCTTGCGGTCGTCCTGGGAGAGGACCGGTACCGGGCCGAGGACGGGGTCGCCGAGGTCACTGCCACGATCGATCCCCTGCCCGCAGTGGTGACACCGTCCGCGGCGCTGGACGACTCCGTCCGCCTGTTCGACGGGCTGAGCAATATCGCCCTGCGGGGCGAGGCGGGAGAGCCCGTCGACCCGTCCGTCTGGCAGGATGCGGCCGCCGTTGTCGAGGCGACCTACCGCCAGCAACTGCTGATGCCCAGCCCCATGGAGTGCCGCACGATCCTCGCCGTACCCGAGGGGGACCGGCTGACCGTATGGCCGGGGCACCAGATGCCGCACCGGCTGCGGCGGGACCTCGCCGCACTGCTCGGTTGGTCCATCGACCGGATCCGGGTGGTGGTCCCCGACACGGGAGGCGCCTTCGGGTCCAAGAGCGCCGCCTTCCCCGAGGTCGTGGTCGTCGCCCACCTGGCGGTGAAGCTCGGGCGGCCGGTCCGCTGGATCGAGGACCGCCTGGAGTCGATGCTCGTCGCCACCCGGGGCCGGGGGCAGGACCAGACCGTCCGGCTCGCCGCCGACGCCGAAGGACGGCTCCTCGCTTACGAGTTGACGATCGACGCAGACGTCGGCGCCTACCCGACCTCGGTGTGGGCCTGCCGATGCAGACGGCATGGATGGCGACCGGCGCGTACACCACGCCACGCGTCCACGCGAGGCTGCGCTCGGTGCTCACCAACACCATGGTGACCTATCCGTACCGGGGCGCCGGCCGCCCCGAGGCGGCGATCGCGATCGTCTGAACAGGACTTGTCGGCCGCGCTGCTTGCGGACTGGGAACGGGATCGGCTCTCGCACCTGGTGGCGCTGTCGCAGGCCGGTATCGATCTGGCCAATCGGTCGTCACTCGGGACAGCCGGCAGCCGCCGCTTCTTTGTTTCCGCCTGAGTCCGCCTGAGTCGTCTTCACGGGTACGGTCGGACGTTGCGCAAGAGCAGGCGCAGCCGCCCCGGTTCGTTAGAGCCAGTAAGCCGTCAGCGAATGAGATGACCCATCGGAGAGTGCCGAAGCGGCCCAGGACGCTCCGCCCCGGACCATGACGTGAGGTCGGACGCGACACTGCCCGATGACGCAGGAATAGCGGATCACATCAGGCAGTTGCCTCCGGCGAAGACATGTTCTCGGCGTCCACGCGCCTTGCATATAACCCTGAAAGGCAACGACACCCATGTTCCAGCACATCCTGGTCGCCATCGACTCCGATCCGGGACGCCACTCCACGCTGCGCCTGGCCGGCGACGTGGCCCGGCTGACCCAGGCCACGGTCAGCGTTCTGCACATCGCCGCAACTGCGGCCTCACTAGCCGCCGTCGTCCCTCTGGAAGATGACGTCGAGGCCAAGGCCGTACTGGATGAGGCTGTCGCCGAACTGCGCGACAGCGGGGTCGCGGCCGACGGTACCGTCGTCCGCGCCTTGACCACACAGATCGCCGCAACCATCTCGG of Streptomyces cynarae contains these proteins:
- a CDS encoding universal stress protein, with amino-acid sequence MFQHILVAIDSDPGRHSTLRLAGDVARLTQATVSVLHIAATAASLAAVVPLEDDVEAKAVLDEAVAELRDSGVAADGTVVRALTTQIAATISATAEDAGADLIVISPHHRGTVEAFFHPRVSDAVAHASKVAVLLAPEESAARENSSQNSLPTSTSSHDALTKRP